From the Rissa tridactyla isolate bRisTri1 chromosome 20, bRisTri1.patW.cur.20221130, whole genome shotgun sequence genome, one window contains:
- the ANK1 gene encoding ankyrin-1 isoform X9: MWAFLAQLLIALVLLAFFLVSCQNVMHIVRGSVRFLLKHAHRELDKELGESQGLADDEEALSTRVVRRRVLVKGNEVLHLPGEQVTEEQFTDDQGNIITKKVIRKVVRQLGPGDTDDRQEQEELILEGSLQEPQDLEAEDDHFMKYSILHRDGLGAKEEVRVRVPKPEVCGGRMGAQIVKRASLKRGKQ, encoded by the exons atgtgggctttcctggcccagctgctgatcgccctggtgctgctggccttcttCCTGGTCAGCTGCCAGAACGTCATGCACATCGTCAGGGGCTCTGTCCGCTTCCTGCTCAAACACGCCCACCGTGAGCTGGACAAGGAGCTCGGGGAGAGCCAGGGGCTGGCGGACGACGAGGAGGCTCTCTCCACCAGGGTCGTCCGCCGGCGTGTCCTTGTGAAG GGGAACGAAGTCCTTCATCTCCCTGGAGAGCAGGTCACTGAGGAGCAGTTCACAGATGATCAAGGCAATATCATCACCAAGAAG GTCATCCGGAAGGTGGTGCGTCAGCTGGGCCCTGGTGACACGGAtgacaggcaggagcaggaggagctgattCTGGAGGGCTCTCTGCAGGAGCCCCAAGACCTGGAGGCTGAGGACGATCACTTCATGAAATACTCCATCCTGCACCGGGACGGTCTGGGGGCCAAG GAGGAGGTGCGAGTGCGTGTCCCGAAACCGGAGGTCTGCGGGGGCAGAATGGGGGCTCAGATAGTGAAACGAGCCAGCCTGAAAAGGGGGAAGCAGTGA